In one Flammeovirga yaeyamensis genomic region, the following are encoded:
- a CDS encoding RagB/SusD family nutrient uptake outer membrane protein, with protein MKNKLIIFLSFVLFATTSCLKEDPPFLSDENLFETDAGVQTAVNGIYASVAGFNYYSSDYFQLTAYHSGSFMSGRSVDFNGIAALNPLPNLTFVENVWNASYQSINRANETIIGVEKFQEDPSDVVLNELGQTYFLRGLMYYNLVRLYGGVPIRTGKLDINELHIARSTETEVYNQAISDLKMADSLLYEKEAQTLGRPAKAAANMLLAKIYMTLAGNDSNSEYWKMAETEALKVYGQYMLMPDYHQLWIEGTRNNNMESIFEMQYSMANSGNVIRLHTPSNAFSGNSWGRILINPEYVDPDTDKIALGAFDQQDPRFEATIMYNYMKYNNDGTENGEQKIYPITNRNNKNSGFPFVAKYWINDHTKTTPYSDANFTVMRYAELLLMLGEISNELGKTGEGETYVNEVLNRARNSAGGDGIHPIDWSGLTQDEFRTKIMNEYRYELLGEGGDWFRNRRRGLEFFQNNIINFHNDFVLTDGEGEVKGIDIFYENAERAMLLPIPATEINTNQLIGSEHQNPGY; from the coding sequence ATGAAAAATAAATTAATCATATTTCTATCATTTGTCCTTTTTGCAACCACGAGTTGTTTAAAAGAAGATCCTCCATTTTTAAGTGATGAAAACTTATTCGAAACGGATGCGGGTGTACAAACTGCAGTAAATGGTATATATGCTTCAGTAGCCGGATTTAACTACTATAGTTCTGATTATTTTCAACTTACCGCTTACCACTCAGGATCATTTATGTCTGGTAGAAGTGTTGACTTTAATGGTATTGCTGCCCTAAACCCACTTCCTAACCTAACTTTTGTGGAAAATGTTTGGAATGCTTCTTACCAATCTATCAATAGAGCTAATGAAACAATTATAGGTGTTGAAAAATTCCAAGAAGATCCCTCTGATGTTGTTTTAAATGAGTTGGGACAAACCTACTTCTTAAGAGGTTTAATGTACTATAACTTGGTGAGATTATATGGTGGTGTACCGATTCGTACTGGTAAATTAGATATCAACGAATTGCACATAGCTAGATCTACAGAGACTGAAGTATATAATCAAGCAATTAGTGATTTGAAAATGGCTGATTCTCTTTTATATGAGAAAGAAGCACAGACATTAGGTCGCCCAGCTAAAGCAGCCGCAAATATGCTACTTGCAAAAATCTATATGACACTTGCAGGAAATGATAGCAACTCAGAATACTGGAAAATGGCTGAAACGGAAGCCTTAAAAGTATATGGTCAATACATGTTGATGCCTGATTACCATCAGTTATGGATAGAAGGTACTCGTAACAACAACATGGAGTCGATCTTTGAGATGCAATACAGTATGGCAAATAGTGGTAATGTTATTCGTTTACACACGCCATCCAATGCATTCTCTGGTAACTCTTGGGGTAGAATCTTAATCAACCCTGAATATGTTGATCCTGATACAGACAAAATTGCATTAGGGGCATTCGATCAACAAGATCCTCGATTCGAAGCGACGATCATGTATAACTACATGAAATACAACAATGATGGTACAGAGAATGGTGAACAAAAGATCTACCCTATTACTAATAGAAATAATAAAAACTCTGGTTTCCCATTTGTAGCTAAGTATTGGATTAACGACCATACAAAAACTACTCCTTATTCTGATGCCAACTTCACAGTAATGCGTTATGCTGAATTATTGTTGATGTTAGGTGAAATCAGCAATGAGTTAGGTAAAACGGGCGAAGGGGAAACTTATGTAAACGAAGTTTTAAACAGAGCAAGAAACTCCGCTGGTGGTGACGGTATTCACCCTATCGATTGGTCAGGTCTTACTCAAGATGAATTCAGAACGAAAATCATGAACGAGTACAGATACGAACTACTTGGTGAAGGAGGAGATTGGTTTAGAAACAGACGTAGAGGTTTAGAGTTTTTCCAAAACAACATCATCAACTTCCACAATGACTTTGTTCTAACAGATGGAGAAGGAGAAGTTAAAGGTATTGACATTTTCTATGAAAATGCTGAAAGAGCTATGCTTTTACCTATTCCTGCAACAGAAATCAATACTAACCAGCTTATTGGTAGTGAACACCAAAACCCTGGTTACTAA
- a CDS encoding sulfatase-like hydrolase/transferase translates to MKKYILSILFITCAWFSSHAQEKKNILFIAIDDLKPTIGAYGDDYAITPNMDKLADQGTVFLNNHCQQAVCGPSRASLLTGLRPDLVQVWDLKTKIRNKRPDVVTLPQYFKESGYLTYGVGKIYDPRSVDAELDAPSWSEYTYPKDLKYAEGYAEPAFSYYQDPYNVKRVRELRKEAMEKGIEKKKINKWVQKQFKPAFEKADVPDDAYIDGAITNQGVEYIKELAQQDQPFFLAVGYKRPHLPFAAPTKYWDLYNEDEVPLAKFQHKVKGGYDKAYHTSSELRGYKTEGLEIGEEDGLAVVSEKGQRQLIHGYYAATSYVDKLIGQLIDQLHESGLEKNTIIILWGDHGWHLGDHRLWNKHSNFEQAAKSPMIIVDPTQKTVKQVSSVTEFVDIYPTLADMAGLPVPTHLSGKSLQPVLDGSKDRVKDYAVTQIARGPVNGYSLKSGHIRYTVWYNNNPRFKNSLDGCKRVAEELYDYEKDPLETVNHANEKEYKATLEAMRALFLDFFNNEREYKDFEVGKVETPAGNWEAEANKRIEKYRKGDVTLTVFDKKGNEINGEIFIEQVNHQFRWGGIIDSRLLGGANKEKYQNEFANMFEHAGFENALKIKHKKLYDKYEEAIIPFLKENNISLRGHALVWEKTKNMPKDLQELAAKEDTAALMKGLESYVDYGLENYDVTEWDLLNEPRECHEVQDMTKQNSWAHWFHYGGKVRKNDNVRLFLNENKVISSPYKTAQKNIQFHLDVINGILAEGAPIEALGFQSRMKQHIAPQDIYDRLETFAQFNLPMLGTEFEIVDSGYQKFTDKDRAEITKEVMTIYFSHPKVEGLYVWTPFGNVKKAFYDLELNPRPEAKVWKEQLQKWTTTLTANAEAGKVNFRGFKGQYKISYTHKGKTYSRLIDVKDAKNNIKVKLTELNN, encoded by the coding sequence ATGAAGAAATATATTCTTAGCATATTATTTATCACTTGTGCATGGTTTTCAAGCCATGCACAAGAAAAGAAAAACATTCTATTTATCGCTATAGACGATCTTAAACCTACGATTGGTGCCTATGGTGATGATTACGCTATCACTCCAAATATGGATAAATTAGCGGATCAAGGGACTGTTTTTCTAAATAACCACTGCCAACAGGCTGTTTGTGGTCCTTCTAGAGCAAGTTTATTAACTGGCTTACGTCCTGACTTAGTTCAAGTTTGGGATTTGAAAACAAAGATTCGTAACAAACGTCCAGACGTTGTTACTTTACCACAATACTTTAAAGAAAGTGGTTATTTAACGTATGGTGTAGGTAAAATCTATGATCCAAGATCTGTAGATGCTGAACTAGATGCTCCATCTTGGTCAGAATATACTTACCCTAAAGATTTAAAATATGCTGAGGGTTATGCAGAACCTGCTTTCTCCTATTATCAGGATCCTTACAATGTAAAAAGAGTAAGAGAGTTGAGAAAAGAGGCGATGGAAAAAGGTATCGAGAAAAAGAAAATCAATAAATGGGTGCAAAAGCAATTCAAACCAGCATTTGAAAAAGCGGATGTTCCAGACGATGCCTACATTGATGGAGCCATTACTAATCAAGGTGTAGAATACATCAAAGAATTGGCACAACAAGATCAACCTTTCTTTTTGGCTGTTGGTTATAAACGTCCTCACCTTCCGTTTGCTGCCCCAACTAAATATTGGGATTTGTATAACGAAGACGAGGTGCCATTAGCAAAATTCCAACACAAAGTAAAAGGTGGATACGACAAAGCGTATCATACATCAAGCGAATTGAGAGGTTACAAAACAGAAGGCCTTGAGATTGGTGAAGAAGATGGTTTAGCAGTTGTATCAGAAAAAGGTCAACGTCAATTAATCCACGGTTATTATGCGGCTACTTCTTATGTAGACAAATTGATTGGACAATTGATCGATCAACTTCATGAAAGTGGTTTAGAAAAAAATACAATTATTATCCTTTGGGGCGATCACGGATGGCACTTGGGAGACCATAGACTTTGGAACAAACACTCCAACTTTGAGCAAGCTGCAAAATCGCCTATGATTATTGTAGATCCTACTCAAAAAACAGTAAAACAAGTTAGTTCCGTAACAGAGTTTGTTGACATCTACCCTACTTTAGCAGATATGGCTGGACTTCCAGTACCTACTCATTTATCAGGTAAATCTTTACAACCTGTATTAGATGGCTCTAAAGATAGAGTAAAAGACTATGCAGTTACTCAAATAGCTAGAGGCCCTGTGAATGGCTATTCTTTAAAAAGTGGTCATATCAGATACACTGTTTGGTACAACAACAATCCAAGATTTAAAAATTCTTTAGACGGATGTAAAAGAGTAGCTGAAGAGCTTTACGATTACGAAAAAGATCCTTTAGAAACTGTCAATCATGCCAATGAAAAAGAATATAAGGCAACATTGGAAGCAATGAGAGCTTTATTCCTTGACTTTTTTAATAATGAAAGAGAGTATAAAGATTTTGAAGTAGGTAAGGTAGAAACTCCAGCAGGAAACTGGGAAGCGGAAGCGAACAAGAGAATAGAAAAGTACCGTAAAGGAGATGTTACTCTAACGGTATTTGATAAAAAAGGAAACGAAATTAATGGGGAGATTTTCATTGAACAAGTAAACCATCAGTTTCGTTGGGGAGGTATTATCGATTCTCGTCTTTTAGGAGGTGCCAATAAAGAAAAATACCAAAATGAATTTGCCAATATGTTTGAGCATGCTGGTTTTGAAAATGCTTTAAAAATTAAGCACAAAAAACTGTATGACAAGTATGAAGAAGCCATTATTCCTTTCCTAAAGGAAAATAATATTTCGCTTCGTGGTCATGCTTTAGTTTGGGAAAAGACCAAAAACATGCCGAAAGATCTACAAGAATTAGCAGCAAAAGAAGATACAGCTGCTTTAATGAAAGGTCTTGAAAGTTATGTGGATTACGGTCTTGAAAACTATGATGTAACAGAATGGGATTTGTTGAATGAGCCTCGTGAATGTCATGAAGTTCAAGACATGACAAAACAAAATAGCTGGGCACATTGGTTCCACTATGGAGGTAAAGTAAGAAAAAATGATAATGTTAGGTTATTCTTAAATGAGAATAAAGTGATATCATCACCTTACAAAACTGCACAAAAGAACATACAATTCCACTTAGATGTCATCAATGGTATTCTTGCAGAAGGAGCTCCAATAGAAGCATTAGGTTTTCAATCAAGAATGAAACAGCACATTGCTCCTCAAGATATTTATGATCGCTTAGAAACTTTCGCTCAGTTTAACTTACCTATGTTGGGTACTGAATTTGAAATCGTAGATTCTGGTTATCAAAAATTTACAGATAAAGATAGAGCAGAAATTACTAAAGAAGTGATGACTATTTACTTCTCTCACCCTAAGGTGGAAGGTTTATATGTTTGGACTCCTTTCGGTAATGTGAAGAAAGCTTTTTACGATCTGGAATTAAATCCAAGACCGGAAGCAAAGGTTTGGAAAGAGCAACTTCAAAAGTGGACAACTACCCTGACGGCCAATGCTGAAGCAGGGAAAGTGAACTTCAGAGGATTTAAAGGACAATATAAAATTTCTTACACTCACAAGGGGAAAACGTATTCTCGTTTGATTGATGTGAAAGATGCAAAAAACAATATTAAAGTTAAGCTTACGGAACTAAACAACTAA